A region of the Sarcophilus harrisii chromosome 3, mSarHar1.11, whole genome shotgun sequence genome:
AGGGGTCCCATTGTCCCTAGCAGTTACAGTAAAAATGAACCTTTCTTGCTCTTCCCGGTCAAAAACTCTGGAGGCCGTCAAGACCCCTGTCTTTCTGTCCAGATCAAAGAAGGAGGCATTCGGTCCAAGCTGATACACAATGTCTGCATTTTTCCCACTGTCTTCGTCCGTGGCACTAATAGTTGTTAAGTATAGCCCCCGTCGGTTGTTTTCAGAAACTGACAGCTCAATTACAGGCTGGCTAAAAATTGGAGGGTTGTCATTTTCATCCTCCAGCTTAACTCTTACCAGGGCAGTCTGGTTCAAACTGGGCTTCCCAGAATCGGAGGCAACAATTTTAAAGCTGAATTCTTTGGTGCCCTCATAGTCCAACAAGGAAGAGGTCTCTAGCAAATACTGGTTGTCGTAAACTGCCTTCAAGTGAAATGGGACCTCTCTCTCAATGAAACAGATCACTTTGCCATTCACATCAGTGTCCTTATCTGAAACTGTAATTAGGGCAATCTTTGTATTGACAGGATCTTTCTCAGATAAGTACACCGTGCCATTGATGGGACTTATAATGTACCTGAGGTCTATATTCGGAGGATTATCATTTACATCAGTGACATTAATAGTAACTGTGGCCCGGGCAGGAGTGGAGCTACCATCACTAGCCAGCACGGTCACTTTGTGAATGGCTGTTTCTTCTCGGTCTAAGGACCTCTGAACTGTTATCAGCCCTGTAGTATTATTTAAAGCAAAGAGTCTTTTGGTTGCAGGGGCAACTTGGGCACCAAAAATATATCGGATTTCTGCATTGCTTCCTATATCTGCATCAGTGGCATGAAGCTGAATGACAGAAGTACCTACAGGGGCATTTTCTGGAATATGAACCTCCACCTGACCCTCTTTAAACACTGGCCTGTTGTCATTAACATCACTTACTGTGACTTGCAGAATGGCTGTGCTGGATTTTTGAGGGGTACCTCCATCTTCCACTTTGATTTTCATCACATAAGTATCTTTCTGCTCTCTATCCAAGTTTTGCTGAACAATTAATTGGGGCCACTTCTCTCCTTCCGGCGTTTCCACGATATCCAACCCAAATACACTCTGCCCATTTAACAATTCATAGTGCTGCACACCATTGACACCTGTGTCAGGATCTGTGGCTGATGGGATTGGAAACCGGCTGTTGATCAAAGTATTTTCCGGAATGGAGATATTGATGACAGGAGAGGGGAACATCGGTGCATTGTCATTGGTatcctttacaattatttttattttgatcagTCTAAAGAAATCATTAGGGAGAATCACCACTTCAAGTTCAAAGAAACATTCATTCTCTTCAGAATATGAAGCTCCAGCACAGAGTTTTTCTCTGTCTATTCTATTAGAGGTGGTAAAGATTTCCCCAGTGCTACTGGACACTTTGACCAAAGGGGCATCCCCAGCTTTAGAAACCAGTCTGTAGACGAGGCTGGCACTGGTCCCTGTGGCAGCATTGATGTGAGAAATGTTCAGGTCCTTTGGTATGTTTCCTATGGGTACATTTTCAGGCAGCTCTTCTCTTATAGTGTAAATAAGTTCTTGAGCTATAGCAGAATCCAGCCTTAAACAGGCAATCAGAGCAGCCAACAGGTAAAAATCCCTCAGGTCCAtgataatgtatttattttctttttctggattttagGATTTAAAGGTTTCCTCTGAGGAATGGTGCACAATTTGCAAGAGAAGGCGTACATGGACTGTAGGATGCATTACATCTCATTTCTAATTTGGAAACAGCAACTGTCAACATAATCATAGAgacaatattatttttcagtaaataaaaacatatcaCAAAATATCACAACACATTTTTCATTGCACAGCTGTAAAAAgaccattcatttttttcctgccaGTTCGCAAGTTTACTCTATGGAAGAAAGCACAAATATCTCTGCTTGTTGCATTtgcaaagagaaaatgaaattacctACTTCTGAATGGAGGTTAGCCACAGTTTCTACATGTACTACCCTCATCCTTCCCTAGCACACTGTGCAATTCATAATTGAGcatcccttcttcttcccctccccctttcttaatGCTTCCCCAGTTTTTTAGGTACAAGTGAAAACCTTAAGTACTTCTCCGAGCTTCTGTCTAATTGCACTGTCAGATGTCACATGCAATAGATTCTCTTCTATGCACACTGAGTCATCTTTCTTCTAAAAAGAGtatctcacacatacacacacccacccCAACCCCAGTCCTTCATATACCTTCTAATGCTATCTTAGTGGGAAAGAAGCATCCGGACATGCTGCAGCAGCGGCAGCCACTAGTCACTAGCTACTTCATAGtccttctaccttaaaggataaCAACAAGACTTGCAGTTTCTTCTAAGGAGCTGTCTGTTTTATTTTCAGATGTTCAATACTTCCCATCAatttaaagaaacattaaaacttttattttaaaatgcaataatcTAAAGAAATGCTtccggagggggaggggagagatacaGCTCAAGTTAACCGCAGATATCATACCCAAGAAAAAGCGCAAAATCCTTCaaatgaggatttaaaaaaattaaagctttagTTTCTTCCCACTCTTCTCTCTTCAGATATTACTAACAGCTGCCACACATAAATACTGCAGACTAATAATGCAGGTAAAAAAGCCTTTCGCTTAGATGCTCGCCTAACTGCAAATTAAATGGGTGCAAGCCTCCCTCCCGGCAGCTAGATACTTCAGTGGAACTGGTCAGTTCCTAAAcactaatcttatctgcattaaaCTGCACGGTAGCTGATGCTCCTGATTAGTTCCAGCAGAGTGATGCAGGTACGGATGCAGATAAAGCCGAGTAGGTGAGCTCTCTCACTACCATCCCCAGAATCACAAACATTGCTGTTCTACACTGAAGACACAGATACACATGTacatttaaaagcaaattttaaaattgtgcatGTGAAACTTTATACTTACGTTAGTTCTCGCTCTACCTTTCCCGATATGCTGCAGTTTGCAATGATTTGTTCCAACACAATGCATCTGGTAGCACCAGTTTGGGGAGAATTCACAAGCAGCAAAACGTTTCCTTCTTGAGAAATGTGTTGCTTCGGGCTGGCAAATTAGCAACTCCGGAGAACAAATTCACAGATTTGTCGTCAGTCATTCTCTCCACATTTTGCCTCTGTTACCCACAGGATATAGGAGCTCCTTGTattgaacacacacacaacatCCAGTTGCACTTCTTCAGCTCAGAGATAATTTCCACTGTGGACTGCATACCATTACCATCCGTGTATTAACACTGGCTTAAGTCTGTAACTTCTAGTTGGAAACGTCAGAGTTGGAACGACGGTGATTCTTTCCTCTCTTGGGGTGGCAGTTGCCCAAAAGGAAAATCCAATCGCATTAAAGGTTTTTGCACTAGAAGGATGCTAAAGCTGtacctctcttatttcttttctctctttccttttttctttccctctttctctgtctttctctcacctctctctttctctgtctctctctctgtctctctctctctgaactgAATTTCTTGATATAACTCTCAATAAGCCCAGAGGGAGGGTGTGAGCAACGCTTAGGCTCCACCTCTTTTGCACCTGATTGGCCTGTGCCTTGCAGTGCGGGCGGCCGCAGCTaggcagagagggagggggcCGCTGAATAAGGACTCTGACTTGTCTCTTTGCCTCCCCCCTCCCAATCTCTCCCCATTGGCAGCCTCTAAAACCCGGAAAGATGGAACATACGCACTGGAGAAAAggcggggggtgggggaagagagaggacaGGAGACGGGGACGGGGGGGGGGAAGATCTAACCAAGGATTTTAGGGGAAAGCACTAGGCATGCTCCGCAGGTTTGAGTAGCAAGTAGGAAGCTTTTGCCCTAGCCTAGCAAGCAGGGACTTAGGTCAGCGAAGTCTAAGTGAGGgttggggaagagaggaggggtaAGATGCTGGACCATAAGTCCGTGGGGTGCAGAATGGCTAATGGCCTGTAGGCTGGGAAGGTTGGGGAGGACTGCAGGCGGTGGctggcggcggcggcagcggcggcggcggcggcggcggcagcagcagcagcaccattTTTGGATAATGCTGAGAGTGAGAGGGGGAGCGTAGGGAGCTGGGCGCTGGGAGTACGCGCTACTCCGACTCAGAGACATGTTCCAGTGGAACCCCTAGTTCCCCGCCCCATAGCTCGACGGGCTACGGGAAGCTGCCTTTTGGAAAGGATTAGAGCAAAGTGGGGGCATGTCTGCCTGCGCCCATGTTGCACTCGCTCGTCTTAAATGGAAGGGCAAGCGTTCCAGGTCACCCTCACCGACTTGGATGAGGATGGAGGAGCCTGGGGCAGGAGAAATTCGCAAGAATTCGTTGTATCTTAAAGGGGACGGAGGAGAGGGAGGTGTGTGGGAGAACATACAACACGAGTGAAGATGTGCAAAGCCCATATATTTGTCAAATGACAGTCTGGGGGCTGACGGTGTTTGCAGGCATGCATTGAGACTAGGAAGGGAGGAGGACAGGAGATGGATAGGAGAAATCCGGGGCAAATGAGGTTTTTGAATCTCGAGACTTATAACCTACTACTTGCCTTAGTCATTTGCGGTACCAAGCGGGGCTTTCGGGAACCGCCTGAAGGAATAAGAGTGGGGAACGGTAGCAAAAGCCTAATCTAGTCAACGTGTGGCTTGTTTTTCTTTGAGAAGTCTCCCATCCCCGGGAGCAAGAGGCGGCTGGCGCTAGCGGGGACTTTGCCTGACTATCTCCGTCTGGTTTCCACTGCAACGCAAGTTTTAAACCTCGAGCTCAGAAAGAATCTGCTGCAAGAAATGGTATTGTAGACACATTGTGCATCCAACTTGCCTTCAGGGATTCCGAAAAGCGTCCTGGCCAGCCTTCTCTTGGTGCAGAAAAATCTCTTTCCTCTTGCTCTTTTTGCTAGTTTCAACTTTATATTTAATACATGTCTCCTCAtctataattcatatttttctgattccagcTTAGTCTCTGCTTCCATTTATTTGTGCGCACCTCTCTTATTTTTGCAAAGGTTTGAAGGAGACTTCGCTAAAGAAAGGATTAGCTCCCCCCTCCAGTTCTGAccctaaaagtatttttttcctaatctcttGTGCCCACAAACCACAAAAATTATATAACAGTTGTTGCCTACTTTGCTAGGCAAAGCTTCTCAGCTTGCACTATGAATTTGCCTAAGGTCCAGAAAGTAATGTAACAATTCACTAATATATCTCCttattttcttaactttaagagaattcagaaaaagaggGTCACAATGAGGATTAATATTTAATTGCCATTTCAACTTTTTGGGGGAGCATAAATGGACCTTTCATTTAATAACTAGGTGTCTCCCTGAATATTTCTTTTCAGGCCCTTTAACATACTTGGAAAATGCTTCcagaaaaggggtggggggaaccAAACTGTCATTGTGTGCTACACTTTACCttcaaatattacattttagacttaaaatatttaaagttaaatataaataagGTAGGAACGGAAGGGACACACAtttttaagaacaaaaacaaagttttggAAATAGTTGTTAAAATGACGTTTGAGAACAGCATATATTCTCTTATATACACAGGTAGTCAAAAAACACCATTTTTTACTTCAGATTATGTTGAGTAAAATCTCaaacttttcttcttatttttgtgCACTATGTTGTGGCATAAAGTATTTATTGTCTGATTGTATAAGCATGCACTGAGaataattttttctataaataaattttaaaaaattattttgcaaaaataagttagttatcttttaaaaacatttgataaTTCATGTTCTAGTACTGATGTGAAATTATCTGAGAAGCAACATTTAAGCACAAAAGGAACCATTAAAATTTAGCTTCCTGATATAATtctgagataaaaaggaaaagtcttAATACACATACCCCCATAATATGAACAGGATTGCTCATAATATGAGGGAGGATTATTTATCTTAACATACTGTAAGACCTTTTTCACAGAGTATATAGTTGAAAACACCACATTGTTCAGAATGGCAAGCATTCACTGTACTGGCATCTTTTGTTtgtatgaattaataaatgaactCTTCTGACACACTATATAGGAACAGTGGATAGAAGCACAGGCATTATTATATAGTTCATTCCAGGAACATCCCATACATATCATTATCATTCTAATCAcattgttatcattttttaaGTCATGATGTAGTTATGTGGCATAGTTCAGTAGTAATTAACTTTATTGGCAAACTGAAGAGTTTCTGTTTGCTTAGGGATAGCTTTGACTTGTCATCAGAGCCCAATGCTTACCAGTCTGAATCTAACATACTACGAACATAGGATGGAAGCTACAAGAAATAGCCATCATATAATTAAGCTAATGGCAATTTGAcaccaataaaagaaaattggaggTCAATCCCTTGGATAGCATGAGATCCTGGACAGTATCTTCTCTGAGAAGAATGCTTCTGATGGAAGTAGAGAAGTTGACTTGAAAATAAAGTCAGTCATGTTCACAATAATTTGCCTGCTCTAAAATGCTGTGATTCCTTAACGTATCTTAAGTTAAAATTGTTAACCTTTTAAAGGAGGGAAGGCCCACACCTAAATGTCAGCATGACAGTATAGCCAATCATGTTATATTTTCAAACCCCAATATAAAAGAATGAGACTCTTCTCCAGAAATATTAATCTAAGAAGAAAACTAATCATAAGAGACTGTCATTCTTAACcctttaatataaaaaacaaatacttCCCTTCCCTAGAGCACTGTATAAGCATTTTCATAGCAAGATCTACtgaaaattcttctcttcttaaaGTCATATTATATTCCAATAAACATTGCCTTAGGATTAATGATATAGGAGAAAATTACTGGTATGGTTTATTTGTTTAGAAACCTCTGTGGGCTATTATACTTTTGTTTAGTAGCCTCTCTTTCAAATCCTCTGATTTTTCTAATAGTAGGACGTCAGGTTTTTCTCTatgcaataaagtattttattggGCTCAGAATTACAGGCTCACTTCTTTTGCTACATTAGCATATTGGCTATTTATCCACATCATTATATATCATCTACTTTTTGATATTAGGATATACCTAATTTTAATCTGTATCACAGTGACTCACATTTTTTCAGATTCTGGAAACCTAATCTAATTATTTCATACactaaaatttcaaaaatggGACTATATCTAATTGGTTAGGGTCTCATGCTATGTACTTGATGTCAGAATATGATTCATGTTTGGCTGGCTAACTGAAGAATAAGATCCTGGTCTCAGAATAAAATGCAGTCACTGGTGCTTTCTATGATCTCTAAGTCATAATGGTGTTATGTAATTCTACTCCCTTTTTACATTCCATATTTCTTAAATTAACCCACTTATATATTCAAATGTAACATGTTTTGAATATGTACATTTCCATGCCATGAAAGTATCTAGTCCATCTCAGTTTGATTAGATCTGTTGATTAGACTGACATCTGTATTTTACTAATGCTCTGAAATCCTTATGGTACAGATTTAGTGTATAGATCTCAAACCTTTTGCAAATAAGTTCCCAGTGTGTCTAATTTAAGGATATAGAGCATGAAGTATAGAATGAATGACCTTTGCAAAGAGCCCAGTACTTTGAAGTCTGAAGGACTAGATCAGTGCCCCCATGGAATTCTcttaaaaatggaagaattgtATAATGCTGTACACATTTCAAGTACCTCATCCAAATGTTTTAATATACTTCACAGATATTAATCATAAAACACTGTTGTTCCTTTGACATATCATGTATTTTGATCCTGTTCCATATAAGAGGATAGACTATTGTACTATACTTCTAGGTGAAATCTTCAAGTAAACCACACTATTTAAGATGTTAACAGGATGTTAACacaacataagaaaaattaaCACATTTAAGTATGTGCAAAGAGTAGTATGCTTCTTGAACAAAACTTTCCCTTCAGTATTTATTATCATTCTTCTGACTACCCCTCTGAGGAAAACCGAGTCCTAGGTAATCAAATCACAAAAGAGGGCAGGTGACAACCTTTATTCTCTTTGAATGGCTGAACTAAATTTAACCAAATCTGCTATATTTTTATGACTGACAATGATTATAGATGTCAGATTTGGAGCTCTAAAGGTTCTCCCAGTATTAAAATGACATTCTTTACTGCTGTGGTTTCATCAGGTTATtatacaattgaggaaaatgttAAATTCACATACTTtgttactatttcttttaaatctcagaTTATTTATAGGCTTGGATTGCATTGAAAAGTGTGTGCTCCCCTTTACTCAGGCAGCCATTTAGCaaaacaaagagaataaattttgaaataacaaaaaaggagagTAATAAACATGTGgtgtttaaaatgaaatttttggtCACTTATAAGTGGTGTAATTGCTTTGCTGTATTACATAAACTACTTTTTATTCTCTGAGGCCCacatgttatttattttgttcaaaataactgttggatCAGAATATTGAGCAGAATACAGCCAATTCTCTtttgtagaaatagaaaatgttcCAAGACCTACAAATGATACATAGATTTCGGAAACATATTGTTTACCTCTGAAAAGAGTTGATGGGGGGAAAAGGACATGGGGCAGAAACTAATTTCAAATACACCACTTACTACCACTGGAATCAATTCCTCTGgagagttgttttcctttacataaGGAAAGAAATTCCAAGAGATCAGTGATGCAATTTGTATTGCCCATTTCTTTAAATACCTTTGGTAAAGTTCATATGGTACATCCAAAGATGGAACATCAATTAATAAAGCAACTTAATTTTCTGAGGCTTTTCATCTCAAAACTGCTATattgtattcattcatttatttagcctAAGTGcctatcttatttttatagaaacCCTATTTGTGATGTAATACCTATTAATAGGCTTTACTGGGCAGGATGCAGacaaacctgttttttttttttttaaatttatttattttagatctttttttcagAAACTAAATTCAACTTAGCAGTATCCTTTAATTGAGTTAGCATGACTCAGGAAGCCCTTGTGTTTATTATCTGTATACTTTGTTAACCCTGGCTTAATTACAtatcaaagataacaaaaatcctaggaaaaataaaagggggaaaagcaaggctttt
Encoded here:
- the PCDH9 gene encoding protocadherin-9 isoform X6, producing the protein MDLRDFYLLAALIACLRLDSAIAQELIYTIREELPENVPIGNIPKDLNISHINAATGTSASLVYRLVSKAGDAPLVKVSSSTGEIFTTSNRIDREKLCAGASYSEENECFFELEVVILPNDFFRLIKIKIIVKDTNDNAPMFPSPVINISIPENTLINSRFPIPSATDPDTGVNGVQHYELLNGQSVFGLDIVETPEGEKWPQLIVQQNLDREQKDTYVMKIKVEDGGTPQKSSTAILQVTVSDVNDNRPVFKEGQVEVHIPENAPVGTSVIQLHATDADIGSNAEIRYIFGAQVAPATKRLFALNNTTGLITVQRSLDREETAIHKVTVLASDGSSTPARATVTINVTDVNDNPPNIDLRYIISPINGTVYLSEKDPVNTKIALITVSDKDTDVNGKVICFIEREVPFHLKAVYDNQYLLETSSLLDYEGTKEFSFKIVASDSGKPSLNQTALVRVKLEDENDNPPIFSQPVIELSVSENNRRGLYLTTISATDEDSGKNADIVYQLGPNASFFDLDRKTGVLTASRVFDREEQERFIFTVTARDNGTPPLQSQAAVIVTVLDENDNSPKFTHNHFQFFVSENLPKYSTVGVITVTDADAGENKAVTLSILNDNENFVLDPYSGVIKSNVSFDREQQSSYTFDVKAIDGGQPPRSSTAKVTINVMDVNDNSPVVIYPPSNTSFKLVPLSAIPGSVVAEVFAVDIDTGMNAELKYTIVSGNNKGLFRIDPVTGNITLEEKPAPTDVGLHRLVVNISDLGYPKSLHTLVLVFLYVNDTAGNASYIYDLIRRTMETPLDRNIGDSSQPYQNEDYLTIMIAIVAGAMVVIVVIFVTVLVRCRHASRFKAAQRSKQGAEWMSPNQENKQNKKKKRKKRKSPKSSLLNFVTIEESKPDDAVHEPINGTISLPAELEEQSIGRFDWGPAPPTTFKPNSPDLAKHYKSASPQSAFHLKPDTPISVKKHHVIQELPLDNTFVGGCDTLSKRSSTSSDHFSASECSSQGGFKTKGPLHTRQPLLLNGSEVPATIHLCTNLPAKISMGLPPTFL